One window of the Pyrinomonadaceae bacterium genome contains the following:
- a CDS encoding alpha/beta hydrolase: protein MKEREDSVPLSACGEGLGERLTRVATPPPAPSPRARSGEHPFKLHLVEGTGLKRLFFSIIVGLVLSYVGLLLYGTMFAERMIFLPPVTNYRDTSSTLKLKSGDGIEISAAYLPNPEATYTILFSHGNAEDLGTLAPELENIRALGFSIFAYDYHGYGTSGGKATEQNAYEDIDAAYNYLTQVLKVPPDRIIAHGRSLGGAVAIDLASRKPLGGLVVESSFVSAFRVVTGYRIFPFDKFRNADKIKAVRCPVLIIHGRQDEVIPFWHGERLFELANEPKMNFWADGAGHNNLKPVAGAEYVKSLQAFRDSLATLK, encoded by the coding sequence ATGAAGGAACGCGAGGATTCGGTTCCTCTCTCCGCATGCGGAGAGGGGTTAGGGGAGAGGTTAACGCGCGTCGCAACCCCACCCCCTGCCCCCTCCCCGCGAGCGAGGAGTGGAGAACACCCATTCAAACTCCATCTGGTTGAAGGCACCGGCCTGAAGCGTCTGTTCTTTTCCATCATCGTGGGGCTTGTGCTTTCATACGTCGGTCTGCTTTTGTACGGAACAATGTTCGCCGAACGAATGATCTTTCTCCCGCCGGTTACCAATTACCGCGATACAAGTTCAACTCTGAAACTAAAGTCCGGTGACGGCATTGAGATTTCCGCGGCTTATCTTCCCAATCCGGAAGCTACCTACACAATTCTCTTCAGTCACGGAAATGCTGAAGACCTTGGAACCCTGGCGCCTGAGTTGGAAAACATAAGGGCGCTCGGCTTTTCAATCTTTGCCTATGACTATCACGGATACGGAACAAGCGGCGGCAAAGCGACTGAGCAGAATGCTTACGAAGACATCGACGCCGCGTACAATTACCTGACTCAAGTATTAAAGGTTCCGCCGGATCGGATTATTGCGCACGGTCGTTCGCTGGGCGGCGCAGTCGCAATTGACCTCGCTTCGCGGAAACCCCTCGGCGGACTCGTCGTCGAGAGCTCGTTTGTGTCCGCGTTTCGCGTGGTGACCGGCTATCGCATCTTTCCATTCGACAAGTTCCGCAACGCTGACAAGATTAAAGCGGTCCGCTGTCCGGTGCTGATAATTCACGGCCGCCAGGATGAAGTAATCCCGTTTTGGCATGGCGAACGACTATTTGAATTAGCGAACGAGCCGAAGATGAATTTTTGGGCGGATGGCGCCGGCCACAATAATTTGAAACCTGTTGCGGGCGCCGAATACGTGAAGTCGTTGCAGGCATTCCGCGATTCGCTGGCAACTTTGAAGTAA